From a single Mycolicibacterium mengxianglii genomic region:
- a CDS encoding TetR/AcrR family transcriptional regulator, with protein MIRQSGVRRSQEARSAETRTRLLDATIECLLRYGYAGTTTPRVAELAGVTRGAQAHHFGSKDELMLAALQHLTAKRISTEVARFSMDFAASDDPIDAILQLLWDIHSAPIFIPIVELWVAGRTNSDLGREVAKFESVATSTLMSVIAEFAPEGIHRSMADFVYTAMDALRGILISSFVDSDPTRARRRWERATVNLRRIVDPAIADWAVTQTAL; from the coding sequence GTGATTCGGCAGTCGGGGGTGAGGCGCAGCCAGGAAGCGCGCAGCGCCGAGACGCGCACCCGATTGCTGGACGCCACGATCGAATGTCTGTTGCGGTACGGCTACGCCGGAACCACGACACCCCGGGTCGCCGAGCTCGCCGGCGTCACCCGCGGGGCCCAGGCGCACCACTTCGGTTCCAAGGACGAGCTGATGCTGGCCGCGCTGCAGCATCTGACGGCCAAGCGGATCTCGACCGAGGTGGCCAGGTTCTCGATGGATTTCGCCGCCTCCGACGACCCGATCGACGCCATCCTGCAGCTGCTGTGGGATATCCACAGCGCCCCGATCTTCATTCCCATCGTGGAATTGTGGGTGGCCGGCCGCACCAACTCCGACTTGGGCCGTGAGGTGGCGAAGTTCGAATCGGTGGCCACCAGCACGCTGATGTCGGTGATCGCCGAGTTCGCCCCCGAGGGCATCCACCGGTCGATGGCCGATTTCGTCTACACCGCGATGGACGCGCTGCGCGGCATCCTCATCTCGAGCTTCGTGGACAGCGATCCGACCCGGGCCCGGCGCCGCTGGGAACGTGCCACTGTCAACCTCCGTCGCATCGTCGACCCGGCCATCGCGGACTGGGCTGTGACCCAAACCGCACTCTGA
- a CDS encoding site-2 protease family protein, with protein sequence MSKRLVGQSVRPSPVFLAIVAATAVGGVLAWVAAGSITALAHIGVFLFVIAGWLVSLCLHEFGHAFTAWRYGDHDVAVRGYLTLNPLKYSSPLLSLGLPLLFIALGGIGLPGGAVYVRTGFMTPRQRSIVSLAGPLANVVLAVLLLTLTSLFYDADHGVFWSGVAFLGFLQVTAVLLNLLPVPGLDGYGALEPHLRPDTQRALNSFKPWGFMILLLLLLTPALNEWFFGAVYWVYELSGVPTYLSAVGGQLTRFWSAWL encoded by the coding sequence GTGAGCAAACGCCTCGTCGGCCAGTCCGTCCGGCCCAGCCCGGTCTTCCTGGCCATCGTCGCGGCCACCGCCGTCGGGGGCGTGTTGGCATGGGTTGCCGCCGGTTCGATCACCGCGTTGGCCCACATCGGCGTGTTCCTCTTCGTGATCGCGGGCTGGCTGGTGTCGCTGTGCCTGCACGAGTTCGGCCACGCCTTCACCGCGTGGCGTTACGGGGACCACGACGTCGCGGTGCGCGGCTATCTCACGTTGAACCCGCTGAAGTACTCCAGCCCGCTGCTGTCGCTGGGGTTGCCGCTGCTGTTCATCGCACTCGGGGGGATCGGACTGCCCGGCGGTGCGGTGTATGTGCGGACCGGGTTCATGACGCCCCGGCAGCGCTCCATCGTCAGCCTCGCCGGACCGTTGGCCAATGTGGTGCTGGCAGTGCTGCTGTTGACACTGACCAGCCTGTTTTACGACGCGGACCACGGGGTGTTCTGGTCCGGCGTGGCATTCCTGGGCTTCCTGCAGGTGACCGCGGTACTGCTGAACCTGCTGCCGGTACCGGGGCTGGACGGCTACGGCGCGTTGGAGCCGCACCTGCGGCCGGACACCCAACGCGCTTTGAACAGCTTCAAGCCGTGGGGATTCATGATCCTGCTGCTCCTGCTGCTCACGCCGGCACTGAACGAGTGGTTCTTCGGGGCGGTGTACTGGGTCTACGAGCTGTCCGGTGTGCCGACTTACCTGTCGGCGGTCGGCGGTCAGCTGACCAGGTTCTGGTCTGCGTGGCTGTGA
- a CDS encoding cation diffusion facilitator family transporter produces MGAGHDHSHGDSRVSRMLLSAAILTVFFVIELVTALLINSIALLADAGHMLTDLVAMFMGLTAVLLARRGSASAARTYGWHRAEVFTAVANAALLLGVAAFILYEAVERLGHAPAVPGVPMIAVALAGLLANAVVVLVLRADSEKSLAVKGAYMEVVADTVGSIGVLIAGIVTVTTGWPYADVVVAILVALWVLPRAVSLARSALRILSESSPTHIDVDELRQALRAVPGVTEVHDLHVWTLVPGKDMATAHLTSTADSARVLGDARAVLAARGLAHATVQVEPPGCTGDCDGPAEPSHH; encoded by the coding sequence ATGGGTGCCGGCCACGATCACAGCCACGGCGACTCGCGGGTCAGCCGGATGCTGCTCTCGGCGGCAATACTCACCGTGTTCTTCGTCATCGAACTGGTGACGGCGCTGCTGATCAACTCCATCGCCCTGCTGGCCGACGCCGGCCACATGCTCACCGACCTGGTGGCGATGTTCATGGGCCTGACCGCCGTGCTGCTGGCGCGGCGCGGTTCGGCATCCGCCGCGCGCACCTACGGCTGGCACCGCGCCGAGGTGTTCACCGCGGTGGCCAATGCGGCGCTACTGCTCGGGGTCGCCGCGTTCATCCTCTACGAGGCCGTCGAACGCCTGGGCCACGCGCCGGCAGTACCCGGAGTCCCGATGATCGCGGTGGCGCTGGCCGGACTGCTCGCCAATGCCGTGGTGGTGCTCGTGCTGCGGGCAGACTCCGAAAAAAGCCTGGCCGTCAAGGGCGCCTACATGGAAGTGGTGGCCGACACCGTCGGCAGTATCGGCGTTCTCATCGCCGGCATCGTCACCGTGACCACCGGATGGCCCTACGCAGACGTCGTCGTCGCCATCTTGGTCGCACTGTGGGTACTGCCACGCGCAGTGTCCCTGGCGCGCTCGGCACTGCGCATTCTGTCGGAGTCCTCCCCCACGCACATCGACGTCGACGAGCTGCGGCAGGCCCTACGCGCCGTTCCCGGCGTCACCGAAGTGCACGACCTGCACGTATGGACGCTGGTCCCGGGCAAAGACATGGCCACCGCGCACCTGACCAGTACCGCGGACTCAGCGCGGGTGCTCGGCGACGCGCGCGCCGTGCTGGCCGCCCGCGGACTGGCACACGCCACCGTCCAGGTGGAACCCCCCGGTTGCACCGGAGACTGCGATGGCCCGGCTGAGCCAAGCCATCACTGA
- the fbaA gene encoding class II fructose-bisphosphate aldolase: MPIATPEVYAEMLGRAKDHSYAFPAINCTSSETINAALKGFADAGSDGIIQFSTGGAEFGSGLGIKDMVTGAVALAEFAHVVADKYPITVALHTDHCPKDKLDTYVRPLLAISAERVAKGENPLFQSHMWDGSAVPIDENLQIAKELLKLASQAKIILEIEIGVVGGEEDGVEAEINEKLYTTPEDFEKTIDALGAGEHGRYLLAATFGNVHGVYKPGNVKLRPDILAQGQQVAASKLGLGEGSKPFDFVFHGGSGSLKSEIEDSLKYGVVKMNVDTDTQYAFTRPLAGHMFANYDGVLKIDGEVGNKKVYDPRSYLKKAEASMTERVIEACNDLHSAGRSVTGS, encoded by the coding sequence ATGCCGATCGCTACACCCGAGGTCTACGCCGAGATGCTGGGCCGCGCCAAAGACCATTCCTATGCGTTCCCGGCCATCAACTGCACGTCGTCGGAAACCATCAACGCTGCGCTCAAGGGTTTCGCCGACGCCGGTAGCGACGGCATCATCCAGTTCTCGACCGGCGGCGCCGAATTCGGTTCCGGGCTGGGCATCAAGGACATGGTGACCGGCGCGGTGGCACTGGCGGAGTTCGCCCACGTCGTCGCCGACAAGTACCCGATCACCGTCGCGCTGCACACCGACCACTGCCCCAAGGACAAGCTCGACACCTACGTACGCCCGCTGCTGGCGATCTCGGCCGAGCGTGTCGCCAAGGGCGAGAACCCGCTGTTCCAGTCCCACATGTGGGACGGCTCCGCGGTGCCGATCGACGAGAACCTGCAGATTGCCAAGGAACTGCTCAAGCTGGCGTCGCAGGCGAAGATCATCCTGGAAATCGAGATCGGCGTCGTCGGTGGTGAAGAAGATGGCGTCGAGGCCGAGATCAACGAGAAGCTCTACACCACGCCCGAGGACTTCGAGAAGACCATCGACGCCCTTGGTGCGGGCGAGCACGGAAGGTACTTGCTGGCAGCTACTTTCGGCAATGTGCACGGTGTCTACAAGCCCGGCAACGTGAAGCTGCGTCCCGATATCCTGGCGCAGGGCCAGCAGGTGGCGGCGTCGAAGTTGGGGCTCGGTGAGGGCTCCAAGCCGTTCGACTTCGTGTTCCACGGTGGTTCGGGCTCGCTGAAGTCCGAGATCGAGGATTCGCTGAAGTACGGCGTGGTGAAGATGAACGTCGACACCGACACGCAGTACGCCTTCACCCGCCCGTTGGCCGGTCACATGTTCGCCAATTACGACGGCGTGCTCAAGATCGACGGTGAGGTCGGCAACAAGAAGGTCTACGACCCGCGCAGCTACCTCAAGAAGGCCGAAGCCTCGATGACCGAGCGGGTCATCGAGGCCTGCAACGACCTGCACAGCGCCGGCCGCAGCGTCACCGGCAGCTAG
- a CDS encoding DedA family protein, producing the protein MDPLTLLSYFGTWALIGLLVVVFVESGVLFPVLPGDSLLFVAGMLAAGTAAQGADYANFQLWQLLVFIPIAAVLGGQVGYWIGRSVGTSMFKPNARVLKQRYLDEAHLFFEERGPFAIVIARFVPIVRTLAPITAGAARMGYATFTAFNVLGAVVWGVGITLLGYWLGKFEIVQKLLEPIFILIVLASVAPMLWEWYKRRKAARAAGELPSGPLPEQNS; encoded by the coding sequence ATGGACCCCCTGACGCTGCTCAGCTATTTCGGCACCTGGGCATTGATCGGCCTGCTGGTGGTGGTGTTCGTCGAGTCCGGGGTGCTGTTCCCCGTCCTGCCGGGAGATTCCCTGCTCTTCGTCGCCGGCATGCTCGCCGCCGGCACCGCCGCACAGGGCGCCGACTACGCCAATTTCCAGCTCTGGCAGCTGCTGGTGTTCATTCCCATCGCCGCCGTGCTCGGCGGCCAGGTCGGCTACTGGATCGGCCGTTCGGTGGGTACCTCGATGTTCAAGCCGAACGCCCGAGTGCTCAAGCAGAGGTACCTCGACGAGGCGCACCTGTTCTTCGAGGAGCGCGGCCCGTTCGCCATCGTCATTGCACGTTTCGTCCCGATCGTCCGGACGCTGGCTCCCATCACCGCCGGCGCCGCCCGGATGGGCTACGCCACGTTCACCGCATTCAACGTCCTGGGCGCCGTGGTGTGGGGCGTGGGCATCACCCTGCTCGGATACTGGCTGGGCAAGTTCGAGATCGTGCAGAAACTGCTGGAGCCCATCTTCATCCTGATCGTGCTGGCGTCCGTCGCTCCCATGCTCTGGGAGTGGTACAAGCGCCGAAAAGCGGCCCGAGCGGCAGGCGAGCTGCCGTCCGGACCGCTCCCCGAGCAGAACTCCTAA
- a CDS encoding Rv0361 family membrane protein, translated as MSDPSGPDQDAEPTVRPGAEPDTEVTSTHEEPATEVFVAQSDAHTPGTEPAINPGERRFTAPSGMDDGSTQIIDRAPEPATEIISVPPGSQDPNTDPAFAPPMMAPPGGQPRTAAPQAIPPRSEPPKLPGKKRSWGWVVAVVLVIAALAAVAILGTVLLTRGDDSQATQEDTVRHTIQSFDSAIQNGDLATLRSVTCGDTAASYIKYDDQQWSDIHTRVAAAKQYPVVASIDQVVVNGEHAEANVTTFMAYDPSTRSTRSFDLEFRDDQWKICQSSQ; from the coding sequence ATGTCAGACCCCTCAGGGCCCGACCAGGACGCCGAACCGACCGTCCGCCCCGGTGCCGAACCCGATACCGAGGTGACCTCGACGCACGAGGAGCCGGCCACCGAGGTTTTCGTCGCGCAGAGTGATGCCCACACCCCGGGGACCGAGCCGGCGATCAATCCCGGCGAGCGACGCTTCACCGCCCCGTCCGGCATGGACGACGGCTCGACGCAGATCATCGACAGGGCGCCGGAACCCGCCACCGAGATCATCTCGGTTCCTCCCGGGAGCCAGGACCCCAACACCGACCCCGCGTTCGCGCCGCCGATGATGGCGCCCCCCGGGGGGCAGCCGCGCACCGCGGCACCGCAAGCGATTCCACCCCGGTCCGAACCGCCGAAGCTGCCCGGCAAGAAGCGCAGCTGGGGCTGGGTGGTGGCCGTGGTCCTGGTGATCGCCGCGCTGGCCGCGGTCGCGATCCTGGGCACCGTGCTGCTCACCCGCGGCGACGACTCGCAGGCCACGCAGGAAGACACGGTCCGTCACACCATTCAGAGCTTCGACAGTGCGATCCAGAACGGTGACCTCGCCACCCTGCGCAGCGTCACCTGCGGCGACACCGCCGCCAGCTACATCAAATACGACGACCAGCAGTGGTCGGACATCCACACCCGGGTGGCCGCGGCCAAGCAGTACCCCGTTGTGGCCAGCATCGATCAGGTGGTGGTCAACGGGGAGCACGCCGAGGCCAACGTGACGACCTTCATGGCGTATGACCCGTCGACCCGCTCCACCCGCAGCTTCGACCTCGAGTTCCGCGACGACCAGTGGAAGATCTGCCAGAGCTCTCAGTGA
- a CDS encoding DUF3151 domain-containing protein, which yields MTRMGDLLGPEPVLLPADVEAEGDLAAGENPAIVAAAHPSASVAWATLAEQALADDKAITAYAYARTGYHRGLDQLRRNGWKGFGPVPFSHEPNRGFLRCVAALARAADTIGETPEYARCLDLLDDCDPQAREQLGLT from the coding sequence ATGACGCGTATGGGTGATCTTCTGGGACCGGAGCCGGTGCTTCTGCCGGCGGACGTCGAGGCGGAAGGGGACCTGGCGGCCGGTGAGAACCCGGCGATCGTCGCCGCGGCACACCCGTCGGCCTCGGTGGCCTGGGCGACCCTGGCCGAGCAGGCGCTCGCCGACGACAAGGCGATCACCGCCTACGCCTATGCCCGCACCGGTTACCACCGGGGTCTGGACCAGTTGCGCCGGAACGGGTGGAAGGGCTTCGGGCCGGTGCCGTTCTCCCACGAACCGAACCGCGGGTTCCTGCGGTGCGTCGCGGCGCTGGCCCGGGCGGCGGACACGATCGGTGAGACGCCTGAGTACGCGCGGTGCCTGGACCTGCTCGACGACTGCGACCCGCAGGCACGCGAGCAGCTCGGCCTGACCTGA